One genomic segment of Bradyrhizobium prioriisuperbiae includes these proteins:
- a CDS encoding TerB N-terminal domain-containing protein gives MGRRRGKSTKGGEAALLIVGAMIAAAVAIYHFVVENAAVIGAAAIVCGGLYLLLRALFRATRREAPPRPPTREPTFKNDIRPSLARGTPSWQGSAPARWVHANERVTFGKVEITGGLFYLGDCLAVPGGVTAQYAINPNLSARAQRADIDGSSMPYWPSYAEMDPAARRAFLEWMLGGRRDPAYGIGLIFIFFYGLEHRMFVERGDDAASLIGEVKRLLAIYGTNGSFHHYANHFLNIANVQLAAPIHLPALSAERAANSEMDLATRLHLGQRLLEAPILSSADDALRWVLAMPDTHLRTPAVRCFDEFVTLWTKRFAQRYPSGLSIRTNKRISLQYRAASGAFTVDVHGPHEQYLDVSGLTKQLDALRTLVEDCTAELDGFSRFVGRKPNLRNSVVAAGLLPPDIWHQSGSAAIDDFRRQVETALGAQGRASTTAQMIFEMAGFDVASSGKIPTAAAEELGRALDVIDVALEPDPRYGSSVPRADEQVFIFRAANGGPVDPSRPAFRAARTQVEVAVLAAGSDGDACYEELQRTISRIRATPDLSGVEQARLIAFAVTTFNSPPKQARVFRKLQEVGEAERRAIADAAVAVVGGGASIDIGEVKFLERLHKSLGLPSEAVYQSLHRAAAERVDEPVSISEEARAAGIPIPKDPAKPAEQIGGAGIKIDAAKLARTRRETEAVAGLLSDIFSEDVAEPSPPKPDAKIAWGGLDRPYAELVQLLEQRGSMPRSEFDRHARDIGLLPDGAIERINDWSFDRFDDALIEDGDDVVLAPHLRGRLSEMKDRAA, from the coding sequence CCTCTATCTTCTGCTGCGCGCTCTCTTTCGGGCAACCCGGCGCGAGGCGCCGCCGAGACCGCCTACACGCGAGCCAACCTTCAAGAATGACATTCGCCCTTCGCTAGCCAGAGGCACTCCCTCTTGGCAGGGCAGTGCGCCGGCCCGATGGGTGCACGCCAACGAGCGGGTGACCTTTGGAAAGGTGGAGATCACGGGCGGCCTTTTCTACCTTGGTGATTGCCTCGCCGTGCCCGGCGGTGTGACCGCGCAATACGCGATCAATCCCAATCTGTCCGCTCGAGCCCAGCGCGCGGATATTGATGGAAGCTCGATGCCATATTGGCCTTCCTACGCGGAGATGGATCCGGCCGCCCGTCGGGCATTCCTTGAGTGGATGCTCGGAGGTAGGCGGGATCCTGCTTACGGCATTGGGCTCATCTTCATCTTTTTCTATGGGCTCGAGCATCGTATGTTCGTCGAGCGGGGCGATGACGCTGCGTCACTGATCGGCGAGGTCAAGAGGCTGCTCGCGATCTACGGTACGAACGGGTCGTTTCACCACTACGCCAACCACTTTCTCAATATTGCTAATGTTCAATTGGCAGCGCCTATCCATTTGCCTGCACTGTCCGCGGAGCGTGCCGCGAACTCCGAAATGGACCTCGCGACGCGGCTGCATCTCGGTCAAAGACTGTTGGAGGCACCCATCTTATCGTCGGCGGATGACGCTCTGCGGTGGGTTCTGGCCATGCCGGACACTCATCTCAGAACGCCAGCGGTGCGATGCTTTGACGAGTTTGTCACTCTGTGGACGAAGCGCTTTGCTCAGCGATATCCGAGCGGTCTTTCCATACGGACGAACAAGCGGATCTCGCTACAATATCGCGCTGCCAGTGGCGCATTCACCGTCGATGTTCACGGACCACACGAACAGTATCTTGACGTGTCCGGTCTTACGAAGCAACTCGATGCCTTGCGAACCCTGGTCGAGGACTGCACAGCCGAGCTCGATGGATTCAGCCGCTTCGTCGGGCGCAAACCAAACCTCCGCAATTCCGTCGTGGCTGCGGGACTGTTACCCCCCGATATTTGGCACCAGTCGGGTTCAGCGGCGATCGATGACTTTCGTCGACAAGTCGAGACGGCACTGGGAGCCCAGGGGCGCGCGAGCACCACGGCTCAGATGATCTTCGAGATGGCGGGCTTTGATGTCGCCAGCAGCGGAAAGATCCCCACAGCTGCTGCTGAAGAGTTAGGACGAGCGTTGGATGTGATCGACGTGGCGCTCGAACCGGACCCTAGATACGGCAGCAGTGTTCCTCGGGCCGACGAACAGGTCTTTATTTTCAGGGCCGCGAATGGTGGCCCGGTCGATCCCTCTCGGCCAGCGTTTCGAGCGGCAAGAACCCAGGTCGAAGTCGCGGTGCTGGCAGCCGGCTCCGATGGAGACGCTTGCTATGAAGAGCTCCAGCGTACCATCAGCCGAATTCGGGCCACACCGGACTTGTCCGGCGTGGAGCAGGCGCGTCTGATCGCGTTTGCCGTCACGACGTTTAACAGTCCTCCCAAGCAGGCGCGCGTCTTTCGCAAGCTGCAGGAGGTCGGGGAGGCCGAACGTCGGGCAATCGCGGACGCAGCTGTCGCGGTTGTGGGCGGCGGTGCGAGTATCGACATCGGCGAAGTCAAATTCCTAGAACGGCTGCACAAATCCCTCGGCCTTCCAAGCGAGGCCGTCTATCAGAGCCTTCATCGGGCGGCCGCCGAGCGGGTTGATGAGCCAGTCTCGATCAGCGAGGAGGCGCGCGCCGCAGGCATCCCGATCCCGAAGGATCCCGCCAAGCCGGCGGAACAGATAGGCGGCGCTGGTATCAAGATCGATGCCGCCAAGCTTGCCCGCACACGTCGAGAGACCGAAGCTGTCGCAGGGCTCCTGTCCGATATTTTCAGCGAGGATGTGGCAGAACCATCGCCTCCCAAGCCTGATGCCAAGATTGCCTGGGGAGGATTGGACAGACCGTATGCTGAGCTCGTTCAGCTGCTCGAACAGCGCGGATCGATGCCACGGTCCGAGTTCGATCGCCATGCGAGAGACATCGGATTGCTTCCGGATGGGGCTATCGAGCGAATCAACGACTGGTCTTTTGATCGTTTCGATGATGCATTGATTGAAGATGGCGACGACGTGGTGCTAGCGCCGCACCTCCGTGGACGCCTCTCGGAGATGAAAGACAGGGCTGCATGA